GCATCAACATTGCCGAGCACGATATCAGACTGCTGATTCCCAGCACCTTTATGAATCGCAGCGGCCAAGCTATTGCGGCAATGGCCAACTTCTTCAAAATTCCCATTGAATCCATCTTGGTAGTCCACGACGAACTGGATATCCCTCCGGGCACCGCACGCTTTAAAAAAGGTGGCGGCCACGGTGGTCACAACGGACTCAGGGACAGCATGGCCCAGCTGGGCAACAACGGTGACTTTAAACGGCTACGGATTGGCATTGGCCATCCAGGTAGCGCCGCCCAAGTTACCAACTTTGTTCTTGGCAAGCCCTCACCCGATGAACGCATCAGCATTGAAGCCTGTATAGATGAAGCGCTTAAATGCCTTCCCGACGCGATTAGCGGTGACTGGGGAAAAGCCATGAACCAACTTCACAGCTACAAACAAGGATAAACCCATGGGTTTTAACTGCGGTATTGTCGGCCTCCCTAACGTAGGCAAATCCACTCTGTTTAACGCCCTAACCAAGGCGGGTATCGATGCGGAAAATTTTCCCTTCTGCACCATCGAACCCAACTCCGGGATAGTCGCCGTTCCCGATACGCGCTTAGCTGCCCTGACCGACATTGTAAAACCCGAAAAAGTCATTCCCGCCACCATGGAGTTTGTCGATATCGCCGGACTCGTTGCCGGCGCCTCCAAAGGCGAGGGCTTGGGCAATAAATTTCTGGCCAACATCCGCGAAACCGACGCCATCGCCCATGTCGTACGCTGCTTTGACAACGACAATGTGATTCACGTCGCCAACAAAGTAGACCCCGCCAGCGATATTGACGTTATCAACACCGAACTGGCCCTAGCCGACCTAGACAGCGTTGAGAAGCAACTGCAAAAAGTCAGCCGCACCGCCAAAAGCGGCGACAAAGACGCCGTTGCCATGAAAGCCATTCTAGAAAAACTGGTCGCCCACCTAGATGAAGGCAAACCCGTGCGTTCGCTAAGCCTGGATGACAGCGAACAAAAGCTGGTGGACTCATTACACCTGCTTACCGTCAAGCCCACCATGTACATCGCCAACGTCAATGAAGATGGCTTCGAAGACAATCCTCACCTCGATACCGTTCGACAAATCGCCGAAAGCGAAAACGCCATCGTCGTGCCCATCTGTAACAAGCTGGAATCGGAAATAGCTGAGCTGGACGACGACGAAAAAGGCGACTTCCTGGCCGACCTGGGCATGGAAGAAGCGGGCTTAGACAGAGTTATCCGAGCAGGCTATGAGCTGCTAGGCCTGCAAACCTACTTCACCGCAGGCGTAAAAGAAGTCCGAGCATGGACCATCCCCATCGGCGCCACCGCCCCCCAATCCGCCGGAAAGATTCACACCGACTTTGAAAAAGGCTTTATTCGCGCCGAAGTCATCGCCTATGCAGACTACATAGAATACAAAGGCGAACAAGGCACAAAAGACGCTGGCAAGTGGCGATTAGAAGGAAAAGACTACATCGTCAAAGACGGCGACGTCGTCCACTTCCGCTTCAACGTCTAACAAATACCACTCACACTTGACAAGGCGCCGATAAGTCGTGAAAATGCGCGCCTTCTCAAATTCGAGAACAGCACGGATTAGAGAACAAAATGGCAAGGTAGCTCAGTTGGTTAGAGCACAACACTCATAATGTTGGGGTCGGCGGTTCGAATCCGCCCCTTGCTACCAGATACCAAAAAGGCCACCCCGCAAGGGTGGCCTTTTTGGTATCTGGTGGTCAGGTTCGCTGAGAACCGCCCCAGGTTCGACAAAAATGCACCGCATTTTTAGACGCCAAAGCACAGCGGCGGCGCCCGAAGGGGCCATACCAGGCCAAAGCCTGGCATTGATCAATCCGCAGTTCAATTCCACGGCTCTACAACATTAACGTGGGATGGCACTCATCAAACCCAGTTTATCACACCGTCCTTTGCTCACACCTCGTCATACCGGCCTTGAGCCGGTATCCAGCAAGCTCTACACAAAGAACAACCGCTTAGCGAATACTTTGCGCCGAAACTGGATCCCGGATCGGGTCCGGGATGACGACGAATATGCGGTACTAGTATTTGTGAAGACTGTTGCATTCGGGATTATAAAAAATACACGTGTGGCACCCATACACACTTTTCCCCTCCTCGTCATACCGGCCTTGAGCCGGTATCCAGCAAGCTCTATGCAAAGAACAACCGCTTAGCGAATACTTTACGCCGAAACTGGATCCCGGATCGGGTCCGGGATGACGACGAATATGCGGAACTAATATTTGTGAAGACTGTTGCATTCGGGATTATAAAAAATACACGTGTGGCACCCATACACACTTTTCCCCTCCTCGTCATACCGGCCTTGAGCCGGTATCCAGCAAGTTCCACGCAAAGAACTACCCTTAGTGAATACTTTACGCCGAAGCTGGATTCCGGATCGGGTTCGGGATGACGACGAATATGCGGTACTAGTATTTGTGAAGACTGTTGCATTCGGGATTATAAAAAATACAAGTGTGGCACCCATACACACTTTCCCCCTACTCGTCATACCGGCCTTGAGCCGGTATCCAGCAAGTTCCACGCAAAGAACTACCCCCTTAGTGAATACTTTACGCCGAAGCTGGATCCCAGATGGCTCTACAACATAAACGAGGGATAGCATTCATCAAACCCTCCAAATTACCAAAACCCAAGTTATGAGCCAGCCCCCTTAGAAATCCAGCCTCCAAGTAAGCAATCTCCAGATACCCCTTATTCCATAATGCATTTTTTCAACGAACATGCTTTTATTGTTAGTCACTTACTGCACGCAGCTAAAGAACGTTGTAGTCTTGAAAACTGGAAAAGCCCCGGAGTGGGCCAGAAATAAATGAGGACGAGGGTTATGAAGTTGTTTCTGCGTATTTGGCTACTATTGCTGTCAGCCGCTATTTTTACAGCTTGTGGCGGTGGGGGCAGTGATAGTGATCCTAGCCTCACCCCCAGCGACGACACAGGCAACAACGATGGTGGCGACCCAACAGATGACGGCTCCACCACCCAAGACATCGTGCGCTTTGGCTCGTTCTCTAGCGGCACATTCACCCCCGGCCGTATTGCTGCCAACAAAACCAGTTTAGAAGCAGGTCAAAGTGCAACATTAACCGTTTCGTTTATCGACCAGAACAACAGTCCAGTGACCGATGCCGCAAGCGTTCTGTTTACCTCAAGCTGCATCGGTTCAGGGCTTTCTGAAGCAGCCCCCAGCATTGTTGACAACACGACTGGCACATTAACCACCACCTATACTGCGAGGGGCTGCGATGGAGATGACACCATTACAGCTCAAACAAGCCTTGACGGAACAACCTTTAGCGCAACAATTGACATTACTACAGTCCAAGCCCCTCTAGGCTCTGTAAGCTTTACTGAAGCATCACTTAGTAATATAGGTATCAAAGGTTCTGGCGCTATCCCGGAGCAGGCTGTCGTTTCTTTTCTGGTAACTAACTCCTCTGGAGGTCCAGTACCTAATCAAGATGTCACTTTTTCTCTTAACAATACCACTGGCGGCATTAGCCTCAGCAATACAACAGACACTACCGACGCCAATGGCATCGCCAGCACAACTGTTGCCGCAGGAACTGTTGCCACATCGGTACGTGTTACCGCAACAGCAACACGCGATGGCATAACAAGTACAGCACAGTCTAGCCAACTAGCCATAACAACCGGCATTCCAGATGACGACAGTTTCTCACTCAGTGCTTCTGAACTGAATATTGAAGGACTTCGAATTGATGGCGTCACCACAATCCTTACATTGCGAGCGGCTGACCGTTATAACAATCCTGTTCCCAACGATACGGCTATTACCTTTCAAGCCGAGGGTGGTTCAATAGAAAGCAGCTGTTTGACAACTGCAGGAGCTTGCTCCGTCACCCTGACTTCACAAGATCCAAGACCAGCTAACGGTCGCATTACAGTGCTGGCAACAGCTATTGGTGAAGAAACCTTTGTTGATAGCTCTCCCTCCAATGGTCGCTATGATGACGCCGAAACCTTTACCGATCGGGCTGAAGCTTTTCGAGATGACAACGAAAACGGTCTGCGAGACGCAGACGAAACCTACATCGATTTCAATAACAATGATCAATTCGATGCGGCAAGCGGGCTGTACGAAGGAGTGCTTTGCAACGGCCCAGGAAACTGTAATCAAGCGCAAACAACTATCACCATGCGTGAAAGCATTGTTATCGTTTTGTCAGGCTCAAGCCTATTCGTGAACGCCTCACCCTCAGTAATCAATTTAGACTCAGGTATCGTGCCCGTAACCGTAACTGTGACTGACGTAAATGGCCAAGTGCCCGCAGCAGGCACAACAATATCCGTTGAGACTAGCCAAGGGACGATTGAAGGCGTCTCATCAGAAACACAGCTATCAACCAGCGATAATGGACCATCAACATTTTTCTTCAGGGTAAAGCCTGCAGATACGCCGGGAAACGGGACCTTCAGCATTACCGTTACCTCGCCATCCGGGGTAATTTCCAGAGAATTTTCTGACGTCATTCAAACAGTCGCACTTTAATAC
The DNA window shown above is from Spongiibacter sp. IMCC21906 and carries:
- the ychF gene encoding redox-regulated ATPase YchF, whose protein sequence is MGFNCGIVGLPNVGKSTLFNALTKAGIDAENFPFCTIEPNSGIVAVPDTRLAALTDIVKPEKVIPATMEFVDIAGLVAGASKGEGLGNKFLANIRETDAIAHVVRCFDNDNVIHVANKVDPASDIDVINTELALADLDSVEKQLQKVSRTAKSGDKDAVAMKAILEKLVAHLDEGKPVRSLSLDDSEQKLVDSLHLLTVKPTMYIANVNEDGFEDNPHLDTVRQIAESENAIVVPICNKLESEIAELDDDEKGDFLADLGMEEAGLDRVIRAGYELLGLQTYFTAGVKEVRAWTIPIGATAPQSAGKIHTDFEKGFIRAEVIAYADYIEYKGEQGTKDAGKWRLEGKDYIVKDGDVVHFRFNV
- the pth gene encoding aminoacyl-tRNA hydrolase, yielding MDSIKLIVGLANPGQQYQDTRHNAGAWLVQALARQHNIALSGEARFFGDTARINIAEHDIRLLIPSTFMNRSGQAIAAMANFFKIPIESILVVHDELDIPPGTARFKKGGGHGGHNGLRDSMAQLGNNGDFKRLRIGIGHPGSAAQVTNFVLGKPSPDERISIEACIDEALKCLPDAISGDWGKAMNQLHSYKQG
- a CDS encoding Ig-like domain-containing protein — translated: MKLFLRIWLLLLSAAIFTACGGGGSDSDPSLTPSDDTGNNDGGDPTDDGSTTQDIVRFGSFSSGTFTPGRIAANKTSLEAGQSATLTVSFIDQNNSPVTDAASVLFTSSCIGSGLSEAAPSIVDNTTGTLTTTYTARGCDGDDTITAQTSLDGTTFSATIDITTVQAPLGSVSFTEASLSNIGIKGSGAIPEQAVVSFLVTNSSGGPVPNQDVTFSLNNTTGGISLSNTTDTTDANGIASTTVAAGTVATSVRVTATATRDGITSTAQSSQLAITTGIPDDDSFSLSASELNIEGLRIDGVTTILTLRAADRYNNPVPNDTAITFQAEGGSIESSCLTTAGACSVTLTSQDPRPANGRITVLATAIGEETFVDSSPSNGRYDDAETFTDRAEAFRDDNENGLRDADETYIDFNNNDQFDAASGLYEGVLCNGPGNCNQAQTTITMRESIVIVLSGSSLFVNASPSVINLDSGIVPVTVTVTDVNGQVPAAGTTISVETSQGTIEGVSSETQLSTSDNGPSTFFFRVKPADTPGNGTFSITVTSPSGVISREFSDVIQTVAL